The region AAGAGAAGCTTTAGCATGCAATGGATAGCTGCAAGAAGAGTGTTTGCATTAATATATTGAAAATCAAAATAGATGGAGATTGTTAAATGACAATGAATGGCATCATCAACAGCAAACAAATATATCGAGATGAGAAAAACTGACAAAAGAGAGTAGAGTGGAGAACACAAACTAGAATGGCATCATCTGAACTAATATTAGTTAAATTATCTAAGATACTTTTTGGCTTTTGCTTAGGAAAACAAGATAATGACAATAAAGAGCTTCGAACGCATGCATACCTGTCCCTTCTTTGGCTCATTGCAGGAGTAATTGAGATGTAGCGGTGCTCTAATAGCTGTGGAAGTACAGTCTCTACATAATCAAATTGTCCTTTACGCTTGCTACAATCAACTCTAAAAGGCTCTTTTGATACAAATTCCGCAGGCACCTCTTTGACTACCTGGACATATCCATTCATTTTTTCGATGAAGTAGTCCACATCAAATACATCTCCAAATCCACTGCATTGTAAAATTATGAGTCAAGAAGATTCTTGATGCATTTTGGTAAGAATATAACTTATACGATCTGGTTATATCGAGATGGGGATATAATTAAATTACGGGATTTGAGTTCAACTCATCCATCATAATACTAAAATCCTTGAACACGGGTTTGGAATAAGACAAAAAATCACAAATAGTTATTTAACGATAGACACTGGAAGGACAATAAGTACAATTGCATAAATTATGAAAATctgttttaaacttttaataatttatcaaaaaGCACTATTTCAATAATTGCAGCCCACAATAGCCGGTTGATCACTCATAGAGACATATTCATACATATAAACGAAAGAAAAACAGCTTGCTCATAGAAGTTATCCAACTAAACGGAATCATATCTCACCTAGATTCATTCCAATACGCAGCAACCTCAAATTTTGGTAAAACGAGAGTGGCATTCAGCAAGCGAGCAATACCGACACCATCACAGAACTGCAATCATCTCCGTCAACAAATTTTCACACAAAAATCAAAAGTTAATAGGTGACTAATACAAAGATATGAAATTGAGCACTCACATCCCTCCTCATCTGATTGAGACCACCATAGCAATCAACTCGAATATACCCATTGCTCTTTTCTGGCAGAGCTGCAGCAAAAACCAATGCAAATGTCTGCATTTGATGCCAGTCAATGTTTACTTAGAAAAAAAATTGCACCATAATCTAAACATATCTTCAAGTTTTAAAACAAACTCCCTAGTCCATCCTGCAAACTATCTTCTTTCTCTTGAGACTCAATCATGTGATATACACATGGAGTAAATCACAATACAACGATGTCTAACCATAACAATCGATGCATATCCCCAAATAGCAGCTATAACCCAATTTTATTGACCTAATAGCTACACATAATTCACATGAGATAAGAAGATAAACAAAATCTAACCTACGAGATAGCCTTGAAGCCACCAATTGCAAGGCCGCCATTCGATTAATCTCCTCAAGCTCCAAATCTCAGCTCGTTCCGACCTGTTCCGCCATCATTTAAAATAACGATATCATGAATGAAACAGAAAATGCACAAATGGGATACTTACGGCGGAGAAATGGACAGCGTTTGATTAAATCGGAAGGAAGGCGAGAATAGAATCAGGGCGAGAACAACAGAGATGAAAATAACGGCTGAGGCAAGTAGGGTCTTCCCTACCGTCGGAGCAATCATTGAAGCCACTATCTTGATTCGTGTTTCAGAGAAGAGGAGGAGATCTATAACTGTTGAATCAAACCAGAAACTCAGATCTCATCTCTTCTTTAATTATTCGAATATTATACTCATACTTTATCATAGTAATAAAATGTTTGATGAGTTGCTAAATTTAAATAAGTAGCagtaaaaaaatttacaattaTGGCCAGTGAACATATTGAGATAAACATTTGGAGGATGGACTTATTGCCTTGAGCTACTATTTTTCTAGTACTATATCCAATTTTTGGCCTATGGCAAAGCTAGGGATACAGATGTTCGGAATCAATGGTttcggttttaaaaaattggacCACATGTCCAGCAAAGGTTTTGATCATTGAATCGGAATCGGCAGTTCTAATTCAAAACTATTGGTTCCGGACCAATAGGCTGTGAGAGGCGGTTATGATCTGAAAATCAGGACTGCCAATCTAGTTCCGGTTCGAATAGGTTGTTTCCGATTCAACCATGCATCCATACACAAAGGCATAAAGCAAGAAGGTTCatgattcatccacaaacaaatgAGCCTTCAATTAATAGAAACGAATTCCTCTTATCCGCATTGCCACAAGCTCGAGAGGAAAACGTGgatataaataaaaactttGATTACtgactagtactactatatttttcaatttcctATAGTTAAATATGCTGATAGCTTTTCCAATAAAATCACACACAGAAAACTGTTTATTTGATAACTTTGTAAGAATAAAAAGTATACTATTATTGCTTGGTAGCTCTCGCCTTACTATGTCTCATCTCCGAAACGCCATGTAACCTCATCCACGGATGCAATAGACGACGAAACACATGGGCAAATGCCACATACCCTCGTCCACGAATGCACTAGATGACGAAACACACTCGGGCAACAGAGGATCCGAGTCGTTGAAACTCACCATCAGGGCAGGGCATCTCCAACCAAACCCAAATCTAAACATTATCCATCACTTTCATCCGAATAAACTTCCTCATTCCTCATTCCTCATCCTCCTCCCCTCCTGCGCCCTATTCCCTCTCATCACATTCCCTGCATCCCGAACCGAAGCCGAACTGCTCCGCTCCATCTTCTCTGCCAATATATCTGTCTTCTCCGCAAACCCAAACCCGATCAGCTTGTTCCTCAGCAGCTCAACCGTTGTATCACCAGGCGGTATCCCTTCATCAATCATCATCTCAAAAAAACCGCAAGCTTCCTCCAGCTTCCCTCTCTTCCTACACAGCCCATGAATCATCACAGTATACGTCGAGACACCGGGATGGAATCCCCTCTTCTCCATCGACTCCCACACTTTCTCAACCCGATCAAACCTCCCTATTCTGATCAGCATTTTTAACACCATGTTGTAGGTATGTTTATCCGGATCACAATCGTTTTTATCCATTCTCGATATCAGATTGAGAGCCATGTTCACCTCATTGTGATCACAGTGGACGGCTAAGATCGTGTTGTAGCTCCATGTATCCGGCTTCGCCCCTCTCTCGCTCATCTCGTGCAGAAGCTCATACGCCTCATCCATCTTCCAATTCTTGCATAGCCTCTTGATTATGCAGTTGTAGGTGAACACATTCGCCACGAGATTGTACCTCTTCATCGTGTCAAGAACCCGAAAAACAGAATGGACATCGTCTGCTTCGCAGTAAGCACGGATGAATATCGAGTACGAATAAGCATCGGATTCGATCCCCTTGCTCCTCATGCTGCGAAAGAGCTCGTAAGCTTCGTCTGCCTTCCCCCCTTTGCATAGAGCGTCGAGCATGCTGTTCCAAGCGAGCAAATCAGCTTCACAACCTCTTTGAAGCATTTCATCGAACAGTTTCTGTACATGGCCGCATTCGCCGGTTTCGCCCCAACCTTTCATCAGAATGCTGTATGTTTTCACACTCGGATTCAATCCATCGTCGTCTTTAACGTGATCGAAGAACTCCTGCGCGTGATTTACATGCTTGCTTTTACACAATGCAAACAGTAATTGATCGACATCATCCAAACAAGGCCTAATTCCAAAATCCAGCATCTTATTAAAAGCCCTAATTGCATCTTTCGGTGAATCAGCCCTACTGTAAGCCCTGAACACAATCCAGAAAACCTCTCGGGTTACTTCACATGATTCGGTGCTTTTCATCTCCGTCAAGAAATCCCACAGAAACGGAAACTCTCTGCTTCTTCCGAGGATATCAACGAGAATGCGGTAGCTCTCTTTACTGTGTTGAAAACCGGGGATTTGCTGAGCCCAGCGAAAGAGTCTTTGAGCTGAGAAACCGAGATTGCTGCAGCGTTTCAAGACCTGTTCGACTAAATCAGTGGAAATCTGTGGAGTAAACGGAGCGAGGGCGGATTCGAGGTCGTGTTGCGGCTCTCTGTGGTCGCTGAGAATGCGGGAGAGATCGTTGACGAGGGGCTGGGGAGGAAGGTGTGAGATTGTTTGGTGGGATTGAAAGGCGATTGAGTGAACCGAGAAATGCTTGGCTGTTGTGGGATTGTAGAGAGAGGAGAGACCACGGGTGAGTGATCTGATCGCCATTGATGTGATGAAGCAGCCACGCAGACCAGTGGTTGAACAAATGAAGAATTATTTCACTATTTTGAATAGAATTTTCCAGTTTAAGATTATGTTTTTGAgtcaaaattttttattttcatttattgagGAACGAAGGTAAATACTAAATACCAGTTTTTTATTGCACAAATTAGGAAATTAGGCCTTTGTTAATTTCGTTTCTTATATGAATAACCCAATAGTTCAATGTAATAACTTTAACATTAGGAAATTGGGCCTCCATAATCCGttaaggtggtgttcggtttccaagataaaataatacaaagatATCATTTAGGATAGAgttgtaagattattttagtcatagggggttagctatgactaattatcccatgattatccatctatgaTTGAATTGTTGGATTGAATCTCTTGAACCAACCACcctataaatttaattccggatacaatcttgcaaaccgaacaccccctaagTTAATTATCCAAGATTAATTTTATCGCAATAAAACTAATTTTACGTGGTATAAAACTTTTATACGCGAGGAGCTCACTGCACATATGCATGTCGATCATCAATAAATGagaccatcagcag is a window of Salvia splendens isolate huo1 chromosome 3, SspV2, whole genome shotgun sequence DNA encoding:
- the LOC121795056 gene encoding O-fucosyltransferase 13-like isoform X1 encodes the protein MRLHGVSEMRHIIDLLLFSETRIKIVASMIAPTVGKTLLASAVIFISVVLALILFSPSFRFNQTLSISPPSERAEIWSLRRLIEWRPCNWWLQGYLVALPEKSNGYIRVDCYGGLNQMRRDFCDGVGIARLLNATLVLPKFEVAAYWNESSGFGDVFDVDYFIEKMNGYVQVVKEVPAEFVSKEPFRVDCSKRKGQFDYVETVLPQLLEHRYISITPAMSQRRDSYPLHAKASLCQACYTALQLTEKLAKKGSKLLEAIPKPFLVLHLRFEPDMVGYSQCEYSSLSPASVQAIEAARGDRKPWTGEQARLWRSRGKCPLTPNETTTILQALAIPTDTNIYLAAGDGIMELEGLTSVYANVYTKSTLLDSKDFRNMHGNTKAALDYYVSINSDAYVATYFGNMDKMVAAMRAYKGLHRTLFLSRRAFAVLTSQGLEGNSLMEALWKVHRNDYVMGVGSALPDCFCEFKL